One stretch of Bordetella avium DNA includes these proteins:
- a CDS encoding LysE family translocator, whose product MLTESIPILSLSLLGPLALFALVSSITPGPNNVMLASSGLTFGFRRTMPHMLGVTIGFSVMILLVGLGLGSLFGQFPWLYTVLKYGGAAYLIYLAWKIANSGPMEDGSARATPMTFMQAALFQWVNPKAWVMTVGVVATYTPQQGFVANLLVATLVSGLINFPSLSVWVSFGMALRRILHRPGAIRAFNISMAILLVLSLYPIALELLPY is encoded by the coding sequence ATGTTGACCGAGTCCATCCCCATTCTTTCCCTGTCTTTGCTTGGCCCCTTGGCCTTATTCGCGCTGGTGTCCTCGATCACCCCCGGGCCCAACAACGTCATGCTGGCGTCCTCTGGGTTGACCTTCGGCTTTCGCCGCACCATGCCGCACATGCTGGGCGTGACGATCGGCTTTTCAGTCATGATTTTGCTGGTCGGGCTGGGCCTGGGCAGTCTGTTCGGTCAATTCCCCTGGCTATATACCGTGTTGAAGTACGGTGGTGCCGCTTATCTGATCTACCTAGCCTGGAAAATCGCGAATTCCGGCCCGATGGAAGACGGGTCAGCACGCGCCACCCCCATGACCTTCATGCAGGCTGCGCTATTTCAATGGGTCAATCCGAAAGCCTGGGTCATGACGGTGGGTGTGGTCGCCACTTATACGCCTCAGCAAGGCTTTGTTGCGAACCTGCTGGTGGCGACGCTGGTGTCAGGCCTGATCAACTTCCCCAGCCTGTCGGTCTGGGTGTCTTTCGGGATGGCTTTACGCCGGATACTGCATCGCCCGGGCGCGATCCGGGCTTTTAACATCAGTATGGCGATCCTGCTGGTGCTGTCTTTGTATCCGATCGCGCTGGAATTGCTGCCTTATTGA
- a CDS encoding DMT family transporter produces MPRSPAATQYEGYAMGLLGVLMFSLTLPMTRLSVAEIPPLLVGLGRGLVAALPAALLLALTRSRRPTPAEFSGILLAAVGIVVGWPLASSLALSDIPASNAAVVNGLLPLSTALFACWRSGERPSAQFWAWAVLGAVIVMSFVWRDGHGSLRANDLYLLLAVLLGGMGYAEGARAARTLGAWRTICWALVISAPFLAGPVLWMAAQASRPSATALWAFAYLAFFSMFLGFFAWYRGLAIGGIAKVGQVQLLQPFLTVLAAATLFHEQVAPSTFIFAIAVIIVIAAGRRALVKTKR; encoded by the coding sequence ATGCCCCGATCTCCTGCCGCCACTCAGTACGAAGGCTATGCCATGGGCTTGCTTGGCGTGCTGATGTTTTCTCTCACTCTGCCCATGACGCGCCTGAGCGTGGCCGAAATCCCACCGCTGTTAGTCGGCCTGGGGCGTGGCTTGGTGGCGGCCCTGCCCGCAGCCCTTCTTTTGGCGCTCACACGCAGCCGCCGTCCCACCCCTGCGGAATTCAGCGGCATTCTGCTAGCCGCTGTAGGCATCGTGGTGGGCTGGCCCCTCGCCTCCTCGCTGGCATTAAGCGATATCCCCGCATCAAATGCCGCCGTCGTCAACGGCCTGCTTCCGCTCTCCACGGCGCTGTTCGCTTGCTGGCGCAGCGGCGAGCGTCCTTCAGCGCAGTTCTGGGCCTGGGCGGTGCTGGGCGCGGTAATCGTGATGAGTTTTGTGTGGCGCGACGGTCACGGCAGCCTGCGGGCGAATGATCTGTACTTGCTCTTGGCCGTCTTGCTGGGCGGCATGGGTTACGCCGAAGGTGCCCGTGCCGCGCGCACCCTCGGAGCTTGGCGCACGATCTGCTGGGCCCTGGTCATCAGCGCGCCGTTTCTGGCCGGCCCGGTGCTTTGGATGGCGGCCCAGGCGTCCCGGCCTAGCGCCACCGCACTGTGGGCCTTTGCCTATCTAGCATTTTTCTCGATGTTCCTGGGTTTTTTCGCGTGGTATCGCGGCCTGGCGATCGGTGGCATCGCAAAAGTGGGCCAGGTACAGCTCTTGCAACCGTTTCTCACCGTGTTGGCCGCCGCTACGCTGTTCCATGAGCAGGTCGCTCCCAGCACTTTTATCTTCGCCATTGCCGTCATCATCGTCATCGCCGCAGGCCGCCGGGCGCTGGTCAAGACGAAACGCTGA
- a CDS encoding universal stress protein, with product MFKKILIPTDGSPLSAQAANAGITFARSVGADVVALHVTQPFAATIGFDGMAAAYAITDEDYEKASSEQAEKYLKQIVDRAHTAGVNVESRAVSNFNVADGVVQAAHDTGCDLIFIGSHGRSGLSRLLLGSVTAKVLSLASTAVLVYRVEEKK from the coding sequence ATGTTCAAGAAAATCCTGATTCCCACCGATGGCTCTCCGCTGTCCGCTCAGGCTGCCAACGCCGGTATCACCTTTGCACGTTCGGTTGGCGCGGATGTCGTTGCGTTGCATGTGACGCAACCTTTTGCGGCCACCATCGGTTTTGACGGCATGGCCGCAGCCTATGCCATTACCGACGAAGACTACGAAAAAGCGTCTTCCGAGCAGGCTGAAAAATACTTGAAGCAAATCGTCGATCGCGCTCATACCGCAGGGGTGAATGTCGAGTCGCGTGCCGTGTCCAATTTCAATGTGGCCGATGGCGTGGTGCAAGCCGCTCACGATACCGGCTGCGACCTGATCTTCATCGGCAGCCACGGTCGCAGCGGTCTGTCGCGTCTGTTGTTGGGCAGCGTGACGGCCAAAGTGCTGTCCCTGGCCTCCACGGCCGTGCTGGTCTACCGCGTCGAAGAAAAGAAGTAA
- a CDS encoding aminotransferase-like domain-containing protein, whose translation MRESDATLVMQLADDLARRIDEQGMRPGTRLPSIRRMAEQAGVSRFTVVEAYDRLVARGLVQSRRGAGFFVRARGRDSLTPAAPVSSALPVPARIDVTWLLRSMFRDTAPGSPGGAGLLPASWLDPEMVAGAIRAVGRSVRANLLSYGHPQGYLPLRQQIASMLQGEGVPAHPERHLLTTNGVTHGLDIIARHLVKPGDTVLVEDPAWFVFFGRLAAFGARVIGVPRGPDGPDLDLLERLAAEHKPRMFIINGAVHNPTGYSLSAGVAYGVLRLAERHDFVIVEDDTYGELHPGGAMRLAALDRLNRVILVGGFSKMLAASLRVGYVAAHADVIQPLSDLKMLAGLTSPELGERVVHRILMSGQYRRHLDRVRLRVDEARRECLRRLQTLGFVVSHEPMAGMFVWADCGRDSETLARRAADRGMLLAPGTLFSPSQQPSTMLRFSVAMVDVPQAWGILADIMGGADQQR comes from the coding sequence GTGCGCGAAAGCGATGCCACGCTTGTGATGCAGTTGGCAGACGATCTTGCCCGCCGTATCGACGAGCAGGGCATGCGGCCAGGCACGCGCCTGCCGTCTATCCGCCGCATGGCTGAACAAGCGGGGGTGAGCCGTTTCACGGTCGTCGAGGCCTATGATCGGCTGGTGGCGCGTGGGCTAGTGCAGTCCCGTCGCGGCGCCGGGTTTTTCGTCCGGGCGCGGGGACGCGATTCCCTGACGCCAGCGGCGCCGGTTTCCTCCGCCCTGCCGGTTCCGGCGCGCATTGATGTCACTTGGTTGTTGCGCAGCATGTTTCGCGATACCGCGCCGGGTTCGCCTGGCGGGGCGGGTTTGCTGCCGGCGAGTTGGCTGGACCCCGAAATGGTGGCGGGCGCTATCCGCGCCGTCGGCCGTTCGGTACGGGCGAATTTGCTGTCCTATGGCCATCCGCAAGGGTATCTGCCGCTGCGCCAGCAGATCGCTTCCATGTTGCAGGGTGAGGGCGTGCCGGCGCACCCCGAACGCCATCTGCTCACCACCAATGGTGTGACGCACGGTCTGGACATCATCGCCCGCCATCTGGTCAAGCCGGGCGACACCGTACTGGTCGAGGACCCTGCCTGGTTTGTGTTCTTCGGCCGTTTGGCGGCTTTCGGCGCCCGGGTCATTGGTGTGCCGCGTGGTCCGGACGGCCCGGATCTCGACTTGCTCGAGCGTCTGGCGGCCGAGCATAAACCCCGGATGTTTATCATCAACGGCGCCGTGCATAACCCCACGGGCTACAGTCTTTCTGCCGGAGTGGCCTATGGTGTGTTGCGTCTGGCCGAGCGCCACGATTTTGTAATCGTTGAAGACGACACCTATGGCGAGCTGCATCCCGGCGGGGCAATGCGTTTGGCCGCGCTGGACCGCTTGAATCGCGTGATACTCGTGGGGGGCTTTTCCAAAATGCTCGCAGCAAGCCTGCGGGTGGGTTATGTGGCCGCCCATGCCGATGTCATTCAGCCCTTGAGCGACCTCAAAATGCTGGCCGGACTGACCTCGCCGGAGCTGGGCGAACGTGTCGTGCATCGTATTCTGATGAGCGGTCAGTACCGCCGCCATCTTGACCGGGTGCGCCTGCGCGTGGATGAGGCGCGGCGCGAGTGTCTGCGCCGTCTGCAAACCTTGGGTTTTGTCGTGAGCCACGAACCCATGGCAGGCATGTTTGTCTGGGCGGATTGTGGGCGCGATTCCGAAACATTGGCGCGCCGCGCGGCCGACCGTGGCATGTTGCTGGCGCCTGGCACGCTGTTCTCTCCCAGCCAGCAGCCATCGACGATGCTGCGGTTTTCAGTCGCCATGGTCGATGTGCCCCAGGCATGGGGCATTCTGGCAGACATCATGGGCGGTGCGGATCAGCAGCGTTGA
- a CDS encoding GtrA family protein — protein sequence MPALFRQIALFILVGCAAAATHWLAAVLCVEFGGMAPAWANVVGWLLAFAVSFSGHYRLTFRHLALSWIVAARRFFLVSAAGFAVNELAFVWLLHTTRLPYELLLGLILIVLACLTFVASRLWAFRHKPARATRH from the coding sequence ATGCCCGCGTTATTTCGTCAAATCGCCCTGTTTATTCTGGTTGGCTGCGCCGCCGCAGCGACGCACTGGCTGGCCGCTGTGCTTTGCGTCGAATTCGGCGGCATGGCGCCCGCCTGGGCGAACGTAGTTGGCTGGCTGCTTGCCTTTGCCGTGTCTTTCAGCGGTCACTACCGGCTGACATTTCGCCATCTTGCGCTCTCATGGATCGTAGCAGCCCGGCGTTTCTTCCTTGTGTCAGCCGCTGGCTTCGCCGTCAACGAATTGGCGTTTGTCTGGCTGCTGCACACGACCCGCCTGCCTTACGAGCTCCTGCTAGGGCTGATACTGATTGTTCTTGCCTGCCTTACTTTTGTGGCAAGCCGCCTATGGGCTTTCCGGCACAAACCCGCTCGCGCAACGCGTCATTGA
- a CDS encoding ChbG/HpnK family deacetylase — protein MDASIDRAIFQLLDAGRMSAVSCMSTGASFAAHAQDLKTRAVDIGLHLNFTEPLSPADGGMLPLRALLLRAYTGRLNANWLRQEIARQLDAFEDRIGHAPHYVDGHQHVHQLPGVRQALLAELRQRYAGQRPWLRLTPAGTLQGMPWMPTLKAQLIAALGGHALAAQVRREAWPSNGRFFGVYGFQGGERVYAAFLHHWLSNALDGDLIMCHPALPGPVEHAEQRVAELAVLSSAELGEWLVANGLLVQRLSLRRPALASETRQGSPLMRTLQPLSGP, from the coding sequence ATGGATGCCAGTATCGACCGCGCGATTTTTCAATTGCTTGACGCGGGCCGCATGAGTGCGGTGAGCTGCATGTCCACGGGGGCAAGCTTTGCAGCGCACGCCCAGGATCTCAAGACGCGTGCCGTTGACATCGGGCTGCATCTCAATTTCACCGAACCCTTATCGCCCGCAGACGGTGGCATGCTGCCGCTGCGCGCCTTATTGCTACGTGCTTACACTGGCCGTCTGAACGCCAACTGGCTACGCCAAGAGATCGCCCGTCAGCTTGACGCTTTTGAAGATCGGATAGGCCATGCGCCGCACTATGTCGACGGGCATCAGCATGTGCATCAGTTGCCCGGCGTGCGCCAGGCGCTGCTGGCTGAGTTGCGGCAGCGCTATGCGGGTCAGCGTCCCTGGCTGCGCCTGACGCCGGCGGGAACCCTGCAAGGTATGCCCTGGATGCCTACGCTCAAGGCGCAGTTGATCGCGGCGCTGGGCGGTCATGCTCTGGCTGCCCAGGTGCGTCGCGAAGCCTGGCCTAGCAATGGCCGTTTTTTCGGGGTTTATGGTTTTCAGGGCGGAGAGCGCGTCTACGCTGCTTTCCTGCATCATTGGTTAAGCAATGCGCTGGATGGTGATTTGATCATGTGCCATCCTGCTCTGCCTGGCCCGGTCGAGCATGCTGAACAGCGCGTCGCAGAATTGGCCGTGCTGTCCAGTGCCGAGTTGGGCGAGTGGCTGGTGGCCAATGGCCTGCTGGTGCAAAGATTGAGTTTGAGGCGTCCGGCGCTGGCATCCGAAACCCGTCAGGGTTCGCCGCTGATGCGAACCTTGCAGCCCTTGAGCGGCCCTTGA
- a CDS encoding ArnT family glycosyltransferase, with amino-acid sequence MNTAVLSARSATVRWPAWLVLAGVAVWLAFLAGIRPLTLPDEGRYGGVAWEMLRSHSYLVPLMDGMPYFHKPPLYYWLAQASFAVFGLSEWSARLPSLLIAWMSIAGVYAFSRRYRGEAFALCAVLVLSTMPFFYGGAQFANMDMSVAGLITLCVLAGADTIMRVSQGQPWRYMSLATALAAALAVLAKGLIGVVLPAAILFFWLLMRRDWRGFKALIWPPAILLFLLVAVPWFVEMQLRYPSFFHYFFVYQHFERFALSGFNNVQPFWFYPPVLAGLALPWSLWLGGALRRGFWAAEDTDGLRRLMLIWLLVILVFFSLPSSKLIGYILPAVPALAFLVAELVMGAWNQGMRRRALLSLGLGAVLCLLGIIIATLNPRGGSGPLGEQVRAEAQTGDTMVALHHFPFDLGIYTASTEPIWVVDDWSNPEIPTRDNWRKELYDAAIFEPEVGRRVLVSNEVFNARLCAAPTGSRYWVWGQPSDNDAYVSIKGEAPYFSDGRRLVWRVVVNDALRERVCAGKPIGGLPQK; translated from the coding sequence ATGAATACAGCTGTCTTGTCTGCACGGTCAGCGACGGTGCGCTGGCCGGCTTGGCTGGTGCTGGCCGGTGTCGCCGTATGGCTTGCCTTTCTGGCTGGGATACGGCCCCTGACGCTGCCTGATGAAGGGCGGTATGGCGGCGTAGCCTGGGAAATGTTGCGCAGCCACTCCTACCTTGTGCCGCTGATGGACGGCATGCCCTATTTTCACAAGCCGCCCCTTTACTACTGGCTTGCTCAGGCGTCGTTCGCCGTCTTCGGCCTGTCTGAGTGGTCGGCCCGGCTGCCGTCCTTATTGATCGCCTGGATGTCCATCGCCGGCGTTTATGCGTTCTCGCGCCGCTATCGCGGCGAGGCTTTCGCCTTGTGCGCAGTCCTAGTGCTCTCCACCATGCCTTTCTTCTATGGCGGGGCGCAATTCGCCAACATGGATATGTCGGTTGCTGGGCTGATCACTTTGTGCGTGCTTGCCGGCGCAGACACCATTATGAGGGTGTCGCAGGGGCAGCCCTGGCGCTACATGTCGTTGGCGACGGCCTTGGCTGCTGCTCTGGCCGTATTGGCCAAGGGTTTGATCGGTGTGGTATTGCCCGCTGCGATTCTGTTCTTCTGGCTGCTTATGCGGCGTGATTGGCGAGGCTTCAAGGCGTTGATCTGGCCGCCAGCGATTCTGTTGTTTTTGCTCGTGGCGGTACCCTGGTTCGTGGAAATGCAGCTGCGCTATCCCAGCTTTTTCCACTACTTCTTCGTCTATCAGCATTTTGAGCGTTTTGCGCTGTCGGGCTTTAACAATGTACAGCCCTTCTGGTTCTATCCGCCGGTACTTGCAGGCCTCGCCTTGCCCTGGTCGCTCTGGTTAGGAGGCGCGCTGCGCCGAGGTTTCTGGGCTGCGGAGGATACTGACGGCCTGCGCCGGCTGATGCTTATCTGGCTGCTTGTCATTTTGGTCTTTTTCTCGCTGCCGAGTTCCAAACTGATCGGCTACATCCTGCCGGCCGTGCCCGCGCTGGCTTTCCTGGTTGCCGAGTTGGTTATGGGGGCCTGGAACCAGGGCATGCGCCGTCGGGCCCTGCTTTCCCTGGGCTTAGGCGCTGTCTTATGCCTGCTGGGTATCATCATTGCCACGCTCAATCCTCGTGGCGGCAGCGGGCCGCTCGGGGAGCAGGTGCGCGCCGAGGCGCAAACCGGCGATACGATGGTTGCTCTGCATCATTTCCCCTTTGACCTTGGTATTTACACTGCCTCCACTGAGCCGATCTGGGTCGTCGATGATTGGTCAAATCCCGAGATCCCTACGCGCGATAATTGGCGCAAGGAGCTCTATGACGCCGCAATATTTGAACCGGAGGTCGGGCGCCGAGTGCTGGTCTCCAACGAAGTCTTCAATGCCCGTCTGTGCGCTGCGCCAACCGGCTCCCGTTATTGGGTCTGGGGGCAGCCCTCAGATAACGATGCTTATGTGTCAATCAAGGGTGAGGCGCCGTATTTTTCCGACGGCCGGCGCTTGGTTTGGCGTGTGGTCGTCAATGACGCGTTGCGCGAGCGGGTTTGTGCCGGAAAGCCCATAGGCGGCTTGCCACAAAAGTAA
- the fusA gene encoding elongation factor G → MTRRTPIELYRNIGISAHIDAGKTTTTERILFYTGITHKLGEVHEGAAVMDWMEQEQERGITITSAATTAFWRGMAGNYPEHRINIIDTPGHVDFTIEVERSMRVLDGACMVYDSVGGVQPQSETVWRQANKYRVPRIAFVNKMDRIGADFLRVQRQIVERLKGDAVPVQLPIGAEDNFQGVVDLVKMKAILWDEASQGVSFKYEDVPAPMLELANQWRDKLVEKAAEANEVLLEKYLSGEALSEEEIKTGLRQRTIANEIVPMLCGSAFKNKGVQAMLDAVLDYLPSPLDVPAIKGHDEHDKEIERRPSDKDPFSALAFKIMTDPFVGQLVFFRAYSGVVKSGDSVLNPLKNKKERLGRILQMHANERKEINEVYAGDIAAAVGLKDVTTGDTLTDPGHVIILERMIFPEPVISQAVEPKTKADQEKMSLALNRLAQEDPSFRVRTDEESGQTIISGMGELHLEILVDRMKREFNVEATVGKPQVAYRETIRKKVEGVEGKFVKQSGGRGQYGHAVITVEPQAAGKGFEFIDAIKGGVIPREFIPAVERGIVDTLNTGVLAGYPVVDVKVTLTFGSYHDVDSNENAFRMAGSMAFKEGLRRATPVLLEPMMQVEVETPEDFTGNVMGDLSSRRGMVQGMEDIAGGGGKLVRAEVPLAEMFGYSTSLRSLTQGRATYSMEFKHYAEAPRQVAEQVIAARTGSTRA, encoded by the coding sequence ATGACTCGTAGGACGCCAATCGAGCTGTATCGCAATATCGGCATCAGTGCCCACATCGACGCGGGTAAAACCACGACGACAGAGCGCATTCTCTTTTACACCGGCATCACCCATAAACTGGGAGAGGTGCACGAAGGCGCTGCGGTGATGGACTGGATGGAGCAGGAGCAGGAACGCGGCATCACCATCACGTCGGCCGCGACGACCGCCTTCTGGCGCGGCATGGCGGGTAACTATCCCGAACACCGCATCAATATCATCGACACCCCCGGCCACGTGGATTTCACTATCGAGGTAGAGCGCTCCATGCGCGTGCTCGACGGCGCCTGCATGGTCTACGACTCGGTGGGTGGCGTGCAGCCGCAGTCCGAAACCGTATGGCGGCAGGCCAATAAATACCGTGTCCCGCGCATAGCTTTCGTCAACAAGATGGACCGCATCGGCGCCGATTTTCTGCGCGTGCAGCGTCAAATCGTCGAGCGCTTGAAGGGCGATGCCGTACCAGTCCAGTTGCCGATCGGTGCCGAAGATAATTTTCAGGGCGTGGTCGATCTGGTCAAGATGAAAGCCATTCTGTGGGATGAGGCCAGCCAGGGCGTGAGCTTCAAGTACGAAGACGTGCCTGCCCCTATGCTTGAGCTTGCTAATCAATGGCGTGACAAACTGGTTGAGAAGGCAGCCGAGGCCAATGAGGTGCTGCTCGAAAAATACCTGTCCGGCGAAGCGCTGTCCGAAGAAGAGATCAAGACCGGGCTGCGCCAGCGCACGATCGCCAACGAGATTGTGCCCATGCTGTGTGGCAGCGCCTTCAAGAACAAGGGCGTGCAGGCCATGCTTGACGCCGTTCTTGACTATCTGCCTTCACCCTTAGATGTGCCTGCCATCAAGGGCCATGACGAGCACGATAAGGAAATCGAACGTCGCCCATCCGACAAAGATCCATTCTCGGCGCTGGCCTTCAAGATCATGACCGATCCCTTTGTCGGTCAGTTGGTGTTCTTCCGCGCCTATTCCGGCGTCGTCAAATCCGGTGACTCTGTACTCAACCCGCTTAAGAACAAGAAAGAGCGCCTGGGCCGCATCCTGCAAATGCATGCCAATGAGCGCAAGGAAATCAACGAGGTGTACGCAGGTGATATCGCCGCTGCGGTGGGCCTGAAAGATGTCACGACCGGGGATACGCTGACGGACCCGGGCCATGTCATCATCCTGGAGCGCATGATATTTCCCGAGCCGGTGATCTCGCAGGCCGTCGAACCCAAGACCAAGGCCGACCAGGAAAAGATGAGTCTGGCGCTCAATCGCCTGGCCCAGGAGGACCCTTCATTCAGGGTGCGTACCGATGAGGAGTCCGGCCAGACCATCATCTCCGGCATGGGTGAGCTTCATCTTGAGATTCTGGTCGATCGCATGAAGCGCGAATTCAATGTTGAGGCTACTGTGGGCAAGCCGCAGGTGGCCTATCGCGAAACGATACGCAAAAAGGTCGAGGGCGTTGAAGGTAAGTTTGTTAAGCAATCAGGCGGACGGGGTCAATACGGCCATGCCGTTATTACCGTAGAGCCGCAGGCGGCGGGCAAGGGTTTTGAATTCATCGATGCCATCAAGGGCGGGGTGATCCCGCGAGAATTCATCCCGGCGGTTGAGCGCGGCATCGTCGATACCCTTAACACGGGTGTGCTGGCAGGCTATCCGGTGGTTGATGTCAAGGTGACACTGACCTTTGGCTCATACCATGATGTGGATTCCAACGAGAATGCCTTTCGCATGGCAGGTTCGATGGCTTTCAAGGAAGGGCTGCGGCGAGCCACGCCAGTCTTGCTCGAACCCATGATGCAGGTCGAAGTCGAAACCCCCGAAGATTTCACGGGCAATGTGATGGGCGATCTGTCCTCTCGGCGCGGTATGGTTCAGGGCATGGAAGATATTGCCGGGGGCGGTGGCAAACTGGTGCGAGCCGAGGTGCCGCTGGCCGAGATGTTCGGTTATTCCACTTCTTTGCGCTCGCTTACCCAGGGGCGGGCGACCTACTCGATGGAGTTCAAGCACTACGCCGAGGCGCCTCGCCAGGTGGCCGAGCAGGTCATTGCCGCTCGCACCGGGTCCACGCGGGCTTGA
- a CDS encoding alpha/beta fold hydrolase, which translates to MRSEPELELLTVDLDGYPLCYAEAGSGEPLVLVHGSLCDCRYWKPQLAMLSRHFRVLSLSLRHYWPEQWNGEGEGFSIAQHTSDVLAFIEAIVEGPAHLVGHSRGGRIALEAALRAPAQVRSLVLADPGLSRPGEDERGDFRQRALAMIQAGDIEGGLALFIDMVTGPDTWRRMVPWFKDMVRANAATLIGQAREPAEALGDIRALTMPVLLIGGALSPAPYPATLDRLQTLLPAASRLDIAGSSHGMNLGNPRAFNQAIIHFLA; encoded by the coding sequence ATGCGTTCCGAACCCGAACTTGAATTACTGACCGTCGATCTAGACGGCTATCCCCTCTGCTATGCAGAAGCTGGCAGTGGCGAGCCCCTGGTGCTGGTGCATGGCTCGCTATGCGATTGCCGCTACTGGAAGCCGCAATTGGCCATGTTGTCGCGTCATTTCCGAGTACTGTCGCTATCTTTGAGACATTACTGGCCCGAGCAATGGAATGGCGAAGGCGAGGGCTTTTCGATTGCCCAGCACACTTCCGACGTACTAGCCTTTATTGAGGCCATCGTAGAAGGTCCAGCCCATCTGGTGGGACATTCGCGTGGCGGCCGCATCGCGCTTGAAGCCGCCTTGCGCGCACCTGCGCAAGTGCGCAGCCTGGTATTGGCCGACCCCGGTCTGTCGCGCCCTGGGGAAGATGAGCGCGGCGATTTTCGGCAGCGTGCCTTGGCCATGATTCAAGCGGGCGACATCGAAGGCGGCCTGGCGCTATTCATCGATATGGTGACCGGCCCGGACACCTGGCGGCGCATGGTGCCCTGGTTCAAGGACATGGTGCGCGCCAACGCCGCCACCTTGATCGGACAGGCTCGCGAGCCCGCCGAAGCCCTGGGAGACATCCGCGCACTGACGATGCCGGTATTGCTGATAGGCGGCGCACTCAGCCCGGCGCCCTACCCTGCCACGCTGGATCGCTTGCAGACGCTATTGCCGGCCGCAAGTCGGCTGGATATCGCGGGCTCATCGCATGGCATGAATCTGGGTAATCCACGCGCCTTTAACCAGGCCATCATTCATTTTCTGGCCTGA
- a CDS encoding TIGR01244 family sulfur transferase yields MSLPIRPLTENFAVAPQLGPNDMTDVAEAGYKSVIINRPDFEGGPDQPTAAAVSKAAEAAGLHVEYQPVVGSAMTADDVARFAELLRELPGPVLAYCRTGTRCANLFVAAQQLS; encoded by the coding sequence ATGAGCTTGCCGATTCGTCCCTTGACCGAGAATTTCGCCGTAGCGCCCCAACTGGGTCCTAATGACATGACTGACGTCGCCGAGGCGGGCTATAAGAGCGTGATCATCAACCGCCCCGATTTCGAGGGCGGCCCCGATCAGCCTACCGCAGCAGCGGTGTCCAAGGCCGCCGAAGCGGCGGGTCTGCATGTTGAATACCAACCCGTGGTCGGCAGTGCCATGACGGCTGATGATGTGGCACGCTTTGCAGAATTACTGCGCGAACTGCCGGGCCCGGTTCTCGCGTACTGCCGCACGGGCACGCGATGTGCCAATTTGTTCGTGGCGGCTCAGCAACTGTCTTGA
- the ybgF gene encoding tol-pal system protein YbgF has protein sequence MHDRVLSLRKLTLAASIALATLAAPAHAFSDDEARRAILDLRQQLQQQNEQNSRARLQLADQIQSLQQEIAQLRDQLELVSRQQPSGQGQGQQHPANPQGVEVGDPQEQAAFDGATDLYRKGQYKEAAESLAAFTALYPNSDLAPTAQFYLGSARYASRDYKGAIEQLSNLLQKSPDNARAPDALLVIAGSQIELNNRAGAKTTLQRIVRDYPNSPAANTAKSRLQLL, from the coding sequence ATGCACGATCGAGTTCTTTCCCTGCGTAAACTGACCCTGGCCGCCAGCATCGCACTGGCCACGCTGGCCGCGCCTGCCCATGCCTTCTCCGACGATGAAGCACGCCGGGCGATTCTGGATCTGCGCCAGCAATTGCAGCAGCAGAACGAACAAAACTCACGTGCCCGCCTGCAACTGGCCGATCAAATCCAATCCTTGCAGCAAGAGATCGCTCAATTGCGCGACCAGCTCGAATTGGTGTCGCGCCAGCAGCCCAGCGGCCAGGGTCAGGGGCAGCAACATCCTGCCAATCCGCAAGGCGTGGAAGTCGGTGATCCTCAGGAACAGGCCGCCTTCGATGGCGCCACCGATCTGTACCGTAAAGGTCAGTACAAGGAGGCCGCCGAGTCGCTAGCTGCCTTCACGGCGCTCTACCCGAACAGCGATCTGGCGCCGACGGCCCAGTTCTATCTCGGCAGTGCGCGCTACGCATCCCGCGACTACAAAGGCGCGATCGAGCAACTGAGCAACCTGCTGCAAAAGTCGCCGGATAACGCTCGCGCGCCGGACGCGCTGCTGGTTATCGCTGGCAGTCAGATCGAGCTGAACAACCGCGCAGGCGCCAAGACCACCCTGCAGCGCATTGTGCGCGACTACCCTAATTCTCCGGCGGCCAATACCGCCAAAAGCCGCCTGCAACTGCTCTAA